The following is a genomic window from Serratia ficaria.
CGTATTGTGCGGCGCGGTTGATGATCGCCTGCGCCAGCGGATGGTGGGAGCCGGCCTCAACCGCCGCGGCGAGCGTCAACAACCGCCGTTCGTCGATGTCGCCGATTGGCAGCACGTCGGTCACCGTCGGTTTGCCTTCCGTCAGGGTACCGGTTTTATCGAAGGCGATGGTTTGCACCTGGCCGAGTTGTTCCAGCGCCGCGCCGCCTTTAATCAACGCGCCGCGCCGCGTCGCCGCCGCCAGCCCGGAGGTAATGGCCGCCGGGGTAGAGATCACCAGCGCGCACGGGCAGCCGATCAGCAGCAGGGTCAGGCCGCGATAGATCCAGGTATCCCACGGCTGCGAAAACAGCAGCGGCGGCACCAGGATCACCGCCACCGCCAGCAGCATGATGGCCGGGGTGTAGTAGCGGCTGAAACGGTCGAGAAAACGCTCGATCGGCGCGCGGCGCTCTTCGGCCTCTTCGATCAGCTGCAGAATGCGGTCGATGGCGTTCTTGCCGGGTTCGGACATCACCTTCATCTGCGCCGCCTGATCGACGGACAGGCTGCCGGCGGCCACTTTCTCGCCCTGTTGGCGCTCAACCGGCAGCGATTCGCCGGTGAGGGCGCTTTCGTCGAAGCTGGCGAACGGGTTGAGCAGCTCGGCATCGGCCGGCAAACGGCCGCCGGGAACGATTTCAATCACGTCGCCGGGGCGCAGAGCGGCGACCGGTACGCGCTTGCGCGTGGTCCCCTGCAGCAGCAGCGCATCTTCCGGCACCAGCGCCATCAGCGCGGTCACGCCGCGTCTGGCCCGGTTGGCGGCGTAGGATTCCAGCAGCTCGCCGACCATAAACAGCAGCAGCACCATCGCCGCCTCGGCGGTGGCGCCGATAAACAGCGCGCCGATGGCGGCTACGCTCATCAGGGTTTCAATGGCGAACGGGGTACCTGAGCGGATCAGACGCAGCGCCTTGGTGGCGACCGGCGCCAGGCCCACCAGGGTGGTGGCGATAAAGGCGATGCGGCCCAGCTCCGGGTTAACGCGATCCAGCACCCAGCTGACGATCATGAGCGTAGTCAGCAGCAGCAGCGGGCCGAATTCACCGAAACGCGCAGCCTGCGGCGCGGTTTTGGCGGCCTGAGCGCCGAGCAGGGTGAAGCCGGCCTGTTTGACCGCATCCTGAATGCGCAGGCTGACGTCGGACCGTGCGTCCACCACCAGTTTTTCGGTGGCGAACAACACGCGCGCGCTGTCGACGCCGGGGATCGAGGTGACGGCATTCTCAATTTTCTTGGCGCAGCTGGGGCAATCCATGCCGGTGACTTTCCAGCTGAAGCGCCGGCTGCCGGAAGGAGGGGCGGCGGCCAGCCTGTCGCTTTCCTCATCCGGATCGTCAGTGTCGACGGCGCTGCAGCAGCTGGCGCCATGATCGTGCGCATGGGCCTGTTCCGCAGGTGCGGCAAGCTCTCGCTTGTCGCTGCTGCAGCCGTGCTGGGTTTTACCGTGGCTGTGATTGCAGCCGCAGCCGCCGCCTTCCGTATGGTTATGTTCTTGATGATTAGGGTTTTGATGGTTATGCATAACGTCCCCCTCCGGGCAGTTAATGAGCTTTATGGCCCGACTCTACACCCTGGAGTCAACTCCAGAGTCAAGTGCGCGATGAGAATTATTGCTAACGGGAAAAGGCATGACTTATTCAGATGCTAATAATAAGAAATTAAATCTATTTAATTTCCTTATTACCTATTTCGCCACTATGGCGAATAACCGTTAGTCGAAATAAGAAAATATTATTCCTATAGAAGCTAAAAAGTCCCGCCGGCTAATAATAAAGAGTTATTAACCTATAACGCTTTAACCAAATTTAACTTTTTTACCCGAAACAGCCAGCATGATTCGCTTGGGCCTGCAGGCCGCATTCCGGTTGAAGTTTGTTGCCAACTTATCGGAGGCGACTTCCCTTTGTTTTGTAAGATTGCCAAAAAAGCAGCATAACAATCTTTCGTTACGATAATAAATAGTTGATTATTTTATGTGCAGTTTTAAGGTCCTGCCTATAATTGGAATCGATTACCATTTTTGGTGGTGATCTTATTTGCTGATATATATGCATTAATTCTATCTAACACACTGCCGTTAACGGCGCATAAGCCCCTTCCAGCAAGCGCTGGGTCACGTTGGCCGCCGCTTACGGGGAGGTTATGTCTATCTGTCTGATTGATAACAATCAGGTAATGAGTGGAATCGAACCAATGCAATCTACTAAAAAGGCAATTGAAGTTACTGAATCCAGCCTCGCGGCTGCAACGACCGGCTACGATGCTGTAGACGATCTGTTGCATTATCACGAGCGCGGCAACGGTATTCAGGTTAATGGCAAGGATTCATTTTCTACCGAACAAGCTGGGCTGTTTATTACCCGTGAGAACCAAACCTGGAATGGGCATAATGTTTTTGGCCAGCCGGCCAAGCTGACATTCTCCTTCCCGGACTATAAGTTCTCTTCCACCAACGTCGCCGGCGACACCGGGCTGAGCAAATTCAGCGCGGAACAGCAGCAGCAGGCCAAACTGTCGCTGCAATCCTGGTCTGACGTGGCCAATATCACCTTTACCGAGGTGGCGGCCAACCAGAAGGCCAACATCACCTTCGGCAACTACAGCCAGGATCGTCCCGGTCATTATGACTACGACACCCAGGCTTACGCTTTCCTGCCGAACACCATTTATCAGGGCCAGAATCTGGGCGGCCAGACCTGGTACAACGTCAACCAATCCAACGTGGAACATCCGGCATCCGAAGATTACGGCCGCCAGACGTTCACTCACGAGATTGGCCATGCGCTGGGCCTGAGCCACCCGGGCGACTACAACGCCGGTGAAGGCAACCCGACCTATCGCGACGCCAGCTATGCGGAAGACACCCGCGAGTTCAGCCTGATGAGCTACTGGAGTGAAACCAACACCGGCGGCGACAACGGCGGCCACTACGCCGCGGCCCCGCTGCTGGATGACATTTCCGCCATTCAGCATCTGTACGGCGCCAACCTGTCCACCCGCACCGGCGATACCGTGTATGGCTTCAACTCCAATACCGATCGCGACTTCCTCAGCACCGCCAGCAACTCGCAGAAAGTGATCTTTGCGGCCTGGGATGCGGGCGGCAACGACACCTTCGACTTCTCCGGCTACACCGCTAACCAGCGCATCAACCTGAACGAGAAATCGTTCTCCGACGTTGGCGGGCTGAAGGGCAACGTGTCGATCGCGGCGGGCGTGACCATCGAAAACGCCATTGGCGGTTCCGGCGACGACGTTATCGTCGGCAACGCGGCCAACAACGTGCTGAAAGGCGGCGCGGGCAACGACGTGCTGTTCGGTGGCGGCGGGGCGGACGAGCTGTGGGGCGGCGCCGGCAAGGACACCTTCGTGTTCTCCGCCGTCAGCGATTCCGCGCCGGGCGCATCGGACTGGATCCGCGACTTCCAGAAGGGCACCGACAAGATCGATCTGTCTTACTTCAACAAGGGCGCGCAGGCCGGCGACCAGATCCACTTCGTCGATCACTTCAGCGGCGCAGTGGGCGAGGCGCTGTTGAGCTATGACGCATCGAGCAACGTCAGCGATCTGGCGCTGAACATCGGCGGCCATCAGGCGCCGGACTTCCTGGTGAAAATTGTCGGTCAGGTGGACGTCGCCACCGACTTTATCGTGTAACTGAAAGCATCATAACGCCCGGCGCAGCCTGGCCGGGCGTTATGCGGGAGCCGAGATGAAAAACACGTTAGCGCGCACCGCCATGACGGCGGGAGGCATGATGGTTACGGGGGCAGTGATGGCCAGCAGTCTGGTTCTTCCCACCGCGCAGTCACTGGCGGGACAATGGCAGGTTGCCGATCGCGAGCGGCAGTGCCGGATCGAATTTCTGGCCAGCGAGCAGAGCGCAGCCAACGGCTACCGGCTGGTGGATCGGCAACGCTGCCTGAACAAGCTGTTTGCGGCCGAGGTGGTCGGCTGGCGCCCGGCGCCCGACGGCATCGCCCTCCTGCAGGCGGACGGCAGCACGCTGGCGTTCTTCTCGCGCGACGGCGAGGTGTACCGCAACCGCCTTGGCGCCGATGACGGCCTGACGCTGAAAGCCTTGGCCTAGAACCAACGGGTTCGGCACCCCGAACCCGTCGCGTCGTTACAGATACAGTGAGCGCACGATCAGAAAGTGGCCGGAGAAGTAGCAAAACGCCACCACGGCGTCCGCCGCGCGGAAGGTGAAGCGGTAGCGGTTGATCAACCACACCACGTTGGCCAACAGCAGCAGCGAAGTGCCCGCCAGCAACGAGAAGCCGAAGTCGGTGCTGCGCATGAAATACTGTTCACCCGCCAGCCAGACCATCAGCAGGGTCATCGCCACGTAGGTGGCGATCGGCCAGCGCATTTCCTCCAGCCGCGTCCAGACGGTCGCCAGCAGCAGCAGGCCGATCGCCAGCAATGCCAGCGGCAGCGGCCAAAACAGGCTGAAGGTCATCTGGCTGGCGAAGCTCAGGGTATACAGCAGATGGGAAAGGAAAAATGCGCCGAGCGCATACAGCACTCGCTCGCGGGGCAGCAGCAGCAGGGCGTCGGCGATCAGCGTCGCCAGCAGGCCGAGCACGATCAAATAGCCGGCGGGGCCGAGCACCGGGGCCTGCCAGGCCAGCAACAGCAGCAACAGCAGCGTCAGCGGTTTGAACACCCAACGCTGCCAGCGCGGCCCGCGGTAGGAGGCGTCGACGAACAGCCAACCGGAAAAGAATACGGCAAGGAACGGCCAACTCATATGTCTTCCTTATTCATGAGGGGAGCCGCAGCAATCGGCTCCAAGTTGTCACCAACGTCACTTCTTGATTTCAGTGTAGGTAGCCTGTCGGCAATCGACAATGCTTTACGCCAGCATGGACTGTAACCTATTTGCGGCGGCAAGAAAGGGACTTTAGTTGCCCGGCGGCCAGGTTAAGTCGGCCGCGGACTTTTATTTACCGGTAATGATGTTTAGACTCGGCGACAGAAAAAGAACATCCCGGGGATAGCGTTTTGACTCGGTTCGCACAGACAGTAACATTCTGATAAAAAAGAGTAATGAGGCAGTGCGACGTGGCGATCGGTGCGAGTCGGCTGAACGATCTTAATCCGCCGGCGATGCTGCGACAGACGCCCGGCCGCGTTAAATCCTGCATACCAGGGAGCCAAGATGAGCAAACCACCGCTGTTTTTTATCGCCGTTATTGCGCTTATCGCCGTGCTGGCGACGCATCGCTATTTCAACCAACGCCGGATGGATGCGGAGAACGACCGCGCGCCGCTGCGCAGCCTGCAGGTCAAGGTCAGCGACAAGCGCGAGTTTCCCGTCGCCGCCACCCGTTCGCGCCAGCGCGAACACTGGGCCAATGAGCCGATGCATTATGAGGTGGTATTCAGCCCGCAGGGTGGCGGCGAGGACATTCGGCTGCGGGTGAAGCAGTGGCAGTACAACCCGATCGAAAAAGGCGCGCAGGGCACGTTGAACATGCAGGGCGCGCGCTTCGTCTCCTTTACCGCCCGGTAAGCTATTTCTTTTTGATCGGCGGCTGCTTTTTCTGCCAGGCCAGCAGCTCAAACACGCCAAAGACGAAGATCTTGGCTTCCTGCCAGTAGCTGATCGGTTGATCTTTCGGCTGGGTGGATTTCAGCAGCACCAGCTGCAGGCCGTGCATCACCACCATGAAGAACAGCGCCACGTCGATGAAATATTTCAGCGGCTTGGGAAACGGGTGGAACAGATTGGAGAGCAGGAAGCCCCATACGCACAGCATCAGCAGGCGGCCCAGGTTAATCAGCATGATTGGTTTTCTCTTGCGAACGAATATAAAGACGGTAAGCCACCTGACCGGCGACTTTCTCACGGTGCAACTGCCAGTTGGCCGGCACATCGGCCGCGGCGCTTTCCGCTTCGGCCTCCACGTAGATCCAGGCCTCGTCGGCCAGCCAGCCCCGCTGCTCCAGCAGCGTGACGGTTTCCGCCAGCAGCCCTTTGCGGAACGGCGGATCGAGAAACACCACGTCAAACGGCTGGCCGCCGCCCGCCAGCCAGCTTAGCGTATTGGTATTGACCACCGTTCCTTTGCCCTGCAGCAGCGCCAGGTTTTTTTCCAGCTGTTGCGCCACCGGCCGTTCATATTCCAGCAGCGTGGCGCTGCCGGCATAGCGCGACAGCGCCTCCAGCCCCAGCGCGCCGCTGCCGGCGAAACAGTCCAGGCAACGCGCCCCCTGGATCACCGGCGCCAGCCAGTTGAACAGGGTTTCACGCACCCGATCGGTGGTCGGGCGCAGCCCCGGGCTGCTCGGCACCGGCAGCTTGCGCCCACGCCATTGGCCGCCGATGATGCGGATCTGCCCGGCTGCGGCCTGAGCCGGTTTTTTTGCCGCCGCCCGTGGCGATAGTCTTGTCATATGCTTTGCTTGATTTCTTTCTGCGGCGCGGGCCGCACAGGTTAACGAAAAGTTGCCCTATTCTACCGGTGACGGGCTCCGGGGGAAACGGTAAAACTTTGTTGCCTGATTTCACACTGGAAAGCATGCCGGATGCGTGTTGCTGCGCGAGGGAAAGTGATAGACTCGGCGGATTAATTGTCAGCATATACCCAAAATAATTGGAGTTGCAGCAAGGCGGCAAGAGTGGGAGGCCTCAGGCGCTTACTTAAGTCAGTGGCCGGGGCGAGCGCCCGCAGCCAACGCTGATTGCAGCTTCAAGTATGAAGGGCAAGCAAGCCTTAGGTACGGAGTAGAGTCATCACATGGCAAAAGATAAGAAACGTGGGTTTTTCTCCTGGCTGGGCTTCGGCCAGAAGGAAGAAGAGCAACAGCAACCTGAACCGTCGGTAGAACAGACGGAAAATCAGGCCGTGGAGACACCGGCTGAACCGGCGGCCCCCACGCTGGACGATAAGCTCCCCACCCAGGAATCTGAACCTGCCGCCTCCGTTGACACCCCGGGAGAATGGGACAGCAGCCTGACCGGCGAGCAGATTGCGGAAAGCGTGCCGGCGGTTGCCGAGCGCCCGGCGGAGGAAGACATCGCCGAGCCGGTAGCCGAACCCGAGCCGGTAGCCGAACCCGAGCCGGTAGCCGAACCCGAGCCGGTAGCCGAACCCGAGCCGGTAGCCGAACCCGAGCCGGTAGCCGAACCCGAGCCGGAAGTCGAACCCGAGCCGGT
Proteins encoded in this region:
- a CDS encoding zinc/cadmium/mercury/lead-transporting ATPase, which translates into the protein MHNHQNPNHQEHNHTEGGGCGCNHSHGKTQHGCSSDKRELAAPAEQAHAHDHGASCCSAVDTDDPDEESDRLAAAPPSGSRRFSWKVTGMDCPSCAKKIENAVTSIPGVDSARVLFATEKLVVDARSDVSLRIQDAVKQAGFTLLGAQAAKTAPQAARFGEFGPLLLLTTLMIVSWVLDRVNPELGRIAFIATTLVGLAPVATKALRLIRSGTPFAIETLMSVAAIGALFIGATAEAAMVLLLFMVGELLESYAANRARRGVTALMALVPEDALLLQGTTRKRVPVAALRPGDVIEIVPGGRLPADAELLNPFASFDESALTGESLPVERQQGEKVAAGSLSVDQAAQMKVMSEPGKNAIDRILQLIEEAEERRAPIERFLDRFSRYYTPAIMLLAVAVILVPPLLFSQPWDTWIYRGLTLLLIGCPCALVISTPAAITSGLAAATRRGALIKGGAALEQLGQVQTIAFDKTGTLTEGKPTVTDVLPIGDIDERRLLTLAAAVEAGSHHPLAQAIINRAAQYGPDLPLAQGRRALAGVGVEGKVDGKTLLISAPGKLAPGLLGGKWQSQVDSLESAGKTAVVVLEDGAPIGLLALRDTLRSDAKQAIAELNALGIRGVMLTGDNPRAAAAIASELGLDYRAGLLPEDKVKAITELSELRPTAMIGDGINDAPAMKASSIGIAMGSGTDVALETADAALTHNRLLGVAEMIRISRATHANIRQNITIALGLKGVFLVTSLMGLTGLWLAVLADSGATALVTANALRLLKKRS
- a CDS encoding serralysin family metalloprotease, which encodes MQSTKKAIEVTESSLAAATTGYDAVDDLLHYHERGNGIQVNGKDSFSTEQAGLFITRENQTWNGHNVFGQPAKLTFSFPDYKFSSTNVAGDTGLSKFSAEQQQQAKLSLQSWSDVANITFTEVAANQKANITFGNYSQDRPGHYDYDTQAYAFLPNTIYQGQNLGGQTWYNVNQSNVEHPASEDYGRQTFTHEIGHALGLSHPGDYNAGEGNPTYRDASYAEDTREFSLMSYWSETNTGGDNGGHYAAAPLLDDISAIQHLYGANLSTRTGDTVYGFNSNTDRDFLSTASNSQKVIFAAWDAGGNDTFDFSGYTANQRINLNEKSFSDVGGLKGNVSIAAGVTIENAIGGSGDDVIVGNAANNVLKGGAGNDVLFGGGGADELWGGAGKDTFVFSAVSDSAPGASDWIRDFQKGTDKIDLSYFNKGAQAGDQIHFVDHFSGAVGEALLSYDASSNVSDLALNIGGHQAPDFLVKIVGQVDVATDFIV
- a CDS encoding AprI/Inh family metalloprotease inhibitor; the encoded protein is MKNTLARTAMTAGGMMVTGAVMASSLVLPTAQSLAGQWQVADRERQCRIEFLASEQSAANGYRLVDRQRCLNKLFAAEVVGWRPAPDGIALLQADGSTLAFFSRDGEVYRNRLGADDGLTLKALA
- a CDS encoding lysoplasmalogenase, translating into MSWPFLAVFFSGWLFVDASYRGPRWQRWVFKPLTLLLLLLLAWQAPVLGPAGYLIVLGLLATLIADALLLLPRERVLYALGAFFLSHLLYTLSFASQMTFSLFWPLPLALLAIGLLLLATVWTRLEEMRWPIATYVAMTLLMVWLAGEQYFMRSTDFGFSLLAGTSLLLLANVVWLINRYRFTFRAADAVVAFCYFSGHFLIVRSLYL
- a CDS encoding DUF2500 domain-containing protein; the protein is MSKPPLFFIAVIALIAVLATHRYFNQRRMDAENDRAPLRSLQVKVSDKREFPVAATRSRQREHWANEPMHYEVVFSPQGGGEDIRLRVKQWQYNPIEKGAQGTLNMQGARFVSFTAR
- a CDS encoding DUF1145 family protein; translation: MLINLGRLLMLCVWGFLLSNLFHPFPKPLKYFIDVALFFMVVMHGLQLVLLKSTQPKDQPISYWQEAKIFVFGVFELLAWQKKQPPIKKK
- the rsmD gene encoding 16S rRNA (guanine(966)-N(2))-methyltransferase — encoded protein: MTRLSPRAAAKKPAQAAAGQIRIIGGQWRGRKLPVPSSPGLRPTTDRVRETLFNWLAPVIQGARCLDCFAGSGALGLEALSRYAGSATLLEYERPVAQQLEKNLALLQGKGTVVNTNTLSWLAGGGQPFDVVFLDPPFRKGLLAETVTLLEQRGWLADEAWIYVEAEAESAAADVPANWQLHREKVAGQVAYRLYIRSQEKTNHAD